In Candidatus Chlorohelix allophototropha, one DNA window encodes the following:
- a CDS encoding acyl-CoA reductase, which yields MKEVLAEASAKPIPVKFFIRGELIEGAELEFSGRGGETTFVSANPSKLLNRIVLRDPQSMVSDFKGLKTSDIVDFLVALGEKLEFDRNPLMQEACRVSTLFSGLTPSILEGCYRRIPLVFSRPALESLVENEVGINFLDGWVEVPVPLGRAKVRAYGAKTLHIIAGNVPLIAAISVIRGALIKADNIIKLPSNDPLTATAILTTMHEFDPGHPLVKHFVSVYWKGGDSRVERPLITPQHLEKIIAWGGHNSVKHIKNLVGPGIDLITLDPKFSISVIGAEAFTSEDVMRQAAGRAALDAGTFNQEACVNSRTQFVQTTPEKAARYGELLYQALQELHPSISTRPKHFPAHLRENLESLRYMYDFYHVAGGEKGEGAVVTSLTGDPVDFFPSCKVVNVIPFNEITEILPHITVATQCVGIYPEPLKEALMDSLVAQGVQRFVSLGKATEGGIGVPSDAIEPMRRACKWIVNEIEA from the coding sequence ATGAAAGAGGTGCTGGCGGAAGCCAGCGCCAAACCCATCCCGGTCAAGTTTTTCATACGGGGCGAATTGATTGAAGGTGCCGAGTTAGAATTTTCCGGCAGAGGAGGAGAGACAACTTTCGTTTCCGCCAACCCGTCCAAACTCCTGAATCGGATAGTTCTGCGCGACCCCCAATCGATGGTGAGCGATTTTAAAGGTTTGAAAACCTCTGATATTGTTGATTTTCTGGTAGCGTTGGGGGAAAAGTTGGAGTTTGACCGCAACCCCTTGATGCAAGAAGCGTGCCGTGTTTCCACACTCTTTAGCGGTCTAACCCCTTCTATCCTTGAAGGTTGTTATCGCCGGATTCCACTAGTTTTCTCGCGCCCGGCGTTAGAAAGCCTCGTGGAAAATGAAGTAGGCATCAACTTTTTAGATGGTTGGGTGGAAGTGCCTGTACCGTTGGGACGTGCTAAAGTGAGGGCTTATGGTGCGAAAACCCTGCACATTATCGCCGGGAATGTACCGCTGATTGCAGCAATTAGTGTCATTCGGGGGGCATTAATCAAAGCGGATAATATTATCAAACTCCCTTCCAACGACCCGCTTACCGCTACCGCTATTCTCACTACCATGCACGAGTTTGACCCCGGTCATCCGCTGGTCAAACATTTTGTTTCGGTTTACTGGAAGGGCGGAGATAGTCGGGTTGAGCGTCCTCTTATTACACCACAACATCTGGAAAAAATCATTGCGTGGGGCGGTCACAATTCGGTCAAGCATATCAAGAATCTAGTTGGACCGGGCATCGACCTGATTACACTTGACCCCAAATTCAGCATATCCGTCATTGGTGCAGAAGCCTTCACCTCGGAAGATGTGATGCGACAAGCGGCAGGGCGGGCGGCGTTAGATGCTGGCACTTTTAATCAAGAAGCATGTGTCAATTCCCGCACCCAATTTGTACAAACCACCCCAGAAAAGGCGGCTCGCTACGGTGAGTTGCTCTATCAAGCATTACAGGAACTGCACCCATCCATAAGCACTCGCCCCAAGCACTTTCCCGCGCACTTGCGAGAGAATCTGGAAAGTTTGCGCTATATGTATGATTTTTACCATGTGGCGGGGGGCGAAAAGGGTGAAGGGGCGGTTGTCACCAGTCTCACCGGTGACCCGGTAGATTTCTTCCCCTCCTGCAAGGTCGTAAATGTAATACCCTTTAACGAAATAACCGAGATTTTACCGCATATAACGGTTGCTACCCAATGTGTGGGGATTTATCCTGAACCTTTGAAAGAGGCGTTAATGGATTCGCTGGTAGCACAGGGAGTGCAACGCTTCGTTTCGTTGGGCAAAGCCACTGAGGGCGGTATCGGTGTTCCCAGCGATGCGATAGAGCCGATGCGGCGAGCCTGTAAGTGGATTGTAAATGAGATAGAGGCATAA
- a CDS encoding SDR family NAD(P)-dependent oxidoreductase has product MYHYVGKTALITGASSGIGEVFARALAKRGMNLILVARTESKLRALAQELGSQYRVNVEVLSIDLGNPGAAQSVRQTTRDAGWRVDLLVNNAGFSTLGAFETIPPELEQQCVMVNIAALLDLTHAYIPDMLEQGEGAIINMASVLSFVGGGRQATYAATKAFVFSLSQALWSDYRKRGIRVFALCPGPVATGFFEVMGADAKLNFMGLMDKPERVVKVGLKAFEKGKPYKLVGWFTKATALSTRILPRTLMSRVVHFMTVFIYKPNGKRR; this is encoded by the coding sequence ATGTACCACTACGTCGGAAAAACTGCGTTAATCACCGGAGCCTCTTCCGGTATCGGGGAAGTTTTTGCCAGAGCGTTGGCGAAGCGTGGAATGAACCTTATATTGGTTGCACGTACCGAAAGTAAACTGAGAGCTTTGGCACAGGAATTGGGCAGCCAATATAGGGTTAACGTGGAGGTGCTTTCGATAGACTTGGGAAATCCCGGAGCGGCGCAAAGTGTTCGCCAAACTACCCGCGATGCCGGGTGGCGGGTAGATTTATTGGTGAATAATGCCGGTTTTTCTACGCTTGGGGCATTTGAAACTATACCGCCTGAGTTGGAACAACAGTGCGTGATGGTGAATATCGCAGCTTTGTTGGATTTAACCCACGCCTATATTCCTGACATGCTAGAACAGGGCGAAGGGGCTATTATAAACATGGCTTCGGTGCTGAGTTTCGTAGGGGGCGGCAGACAAGCGACTTATGCCGCCACCAAAGCTTTTGTATTTTCCCTGAGCCAAGCGCTGTGGTCAGACTATCGGAAGCGTGGAATACGGGTGTTTGCGCTATGTCCCGGTCCGGTAGCTACCGGTTTCTTCGAGGTGATGGGGGCAGATGCAAAGCTGAATTTTATGGGGCTAATGGATAAACCGGAAAGAGTAGTAAAGGTCGGTCTAAAAGCTTTCGAAAAAGGAAAGCCCTATAAGTTGGTAGGCTGGTTTACCAAAGCAACGGCACTTTCTACGAGAATTCTGCCACGCACCTTGATGAGTCGGGTTGTGCATTTTATGACCGTTTTCATCTACAAACCTAATGGGAAAAGGCGGTAG
- a CDS encoding Hpt domain-containing protein, whose protein sequence is MDENKLNVNAAVTDSSNTNMDFTMLSNLLKLADGSEEFVLSIVELYLEDTAKLLKEIDHNLIEHDAKALKFNIHTIKGSSGNVGALAVIAQCTEIENQLSAGDLTGIEPICNRLKLEFERVKDVLEVNNLMPILGYLQSFG, encoded by the coding sequence ATGGACGAGAATAAATTAAATGTGAACGCGGCGGTGACAGATAGCAGCAATACCAATATGGATTTCACCATGCTATCAAATTTGTTAAAACTGGCAGACGGTAGCGAAGAATTTGTACTATCAATTGTCGAGCTATATTTGGAAGACACGGCAAAGTTACTCAAAGAGATAGATCATAATTTGATAGAGCATGATGCCAAAGCCCTTAAGTTTAATATACATACCATCAAGGGTAGTTCCGGGAATGTCGGGGCGCTTGCGGTTATTGCGCAATGTACCGAGATTGAAAACCAGCTAAGTGCCGGGGATTTAACCGGAATTGAGCCGATCTGTAACCGCCTAAAACTGGAATTTGAAAGAGTGAAAGACGTTTTGGAAGTAAATAACCTGATGCCTATTTTGGGATACTTACAATCTTTCGGGTAA